The Eublepharis macularius isolate TG4126 chromosome 3, MPM_Emac_v1.0, whole genome shotgun sequence genome has a window encoding:
- the P2RY6 gene encoding P2Y purinoceptor 6 encodes MDNLTTSASGKNCTFHEEFKQILLPVVYSVVFVVGLPLNSIVIIQVWLSRKGLTRTTIYMLNLAMADLLYVCSLPLLIYNYTQKDYWPFGDFTCRFVRFQFYTNLHGSILFLTCISVQRYLGICHPLSTWHKKRGKGFTWMVCGVVWLLVVAQCLPTFVFASTGIQRNRTVCYDLSTPERSANYFPYGITLTVTGFLIPFVVVLGCYCCMTRILCQKDELIGLAVRKKKDKAIRMIIIVVLVFAVSFFPFHLTKTIYLIIRSLPNMSCLTVQSFAIPYKCTRPFASMNSVLDPILFYFTQRKFRESTRHLLDKVSSKWKHDS; translated from the coding sequence ATGGATAACTTGACCACATCTGCCAGCGGGAAGAATTGCACTTTCCACGAGGAATTCAAGCAGATCCTGCTGCCGGTGGTCTACTCCGTGGTCTTTgtggtggggctgcccttgaactcCATCGTGATCATCCAGGTGTGGCTGTCTCGGAAGGGGCTGACCCGCACCACCATCTACATGCTGAACCTGGCCATGGCCGACTTGCTTTATGTCTGCTCCCTGCCGCTCCTCATCTACAACTACACCCAGAAGGACTACTGGCCCTTCGGCGACTTCACTTGCCGCTTCGTGCGCTTCCAGTTCTACACCAACTTGCACGGCAGCATTCTCTTCCTGACCTGCATTAGCGTCCAGCGTTACCTGGGGATCTGCCACCCTCTCTCCACTTGGCACAAAAAGAGGGGCAAGGGGTTCACCTGGATGGTGTGTGGGGTGGTGTGGCTCCTCGTCGTCGCTCAGTGTCTGCCCACGTTCGTCTTTGCCTCCACCGGCATCCAAAGGAACCGGACCGTGTGCTACGACCTCAGCACCCCGGAGCGCTCCGCCAACTACTTCCCTTACGGCATCACCTTGACGGTCACGGGGTTCTTGATCCCTTTCGTCGTCGTCTTGGGGTGCTACTGCTGCATGACTCGAATCCTCTGCCAGAAGGACGAGCTGATCGGCTTGGCCGTCCGCAAGAAGAAGGACAAAGCGATCCGGATGATCATCATCGTGGTCCTCGTCTTCGCCGTCAGCTTCTTCCCCTTCCACCTCACCAAGACCATCTACCTGATCATCCGCTCCTTGCCAAACATGTCCTGCCTCACGGTGCAGTCCTTTGCCATCCCCTACAAGTGCACCCGGCCTTTTGCCAGCATGAACAGCGTCCTGGACCCCATCCTCTTTTATTTCACCCAACGCAAGTTCCGGGAAAGCACCAGGCACCTGCTGGATAAAGTCAGTTCAAAATGGAAGCATGACTCGTGA